One stretch of Tenacibaculum sp. MAR_2010_89 DNA includes these proteins:
- a CDS encoding phosphoribosylaminoimidazolesuccinocarboxamide synthase: MNTINETSFQFPNQKAVYKGKVREVYNINNDLLVMIASDRLSAFDVILPRQIPFKGQILNQIATKMMNDTADIVPNWLIANPDENVAVGHLCEPFKVEMVIRGYLSGHAAREYNTGKRTLCGVDMPEGMKENDKFPSAIITPSTKADNGEHDEDISREDILAKGIVSEEDYLVLEDYTRKLFQRGTEIAKKRGLILVDTKYEFGKTKEGKIVLIDEIHTPDSSRYFYEEGYAERQEKGEKQKQLSKEFVRQWLIENGFQGKEGQQIPEMSDDKIIEISNRYIELFEQITGETFIKANTDNVLKRINDNVVDFLNG, encoded by the coding sequence ATGAATACAATTAACGAAACTAGTTTTCAGTTTCCTAATCAAAAAGCAGTTTATAAAGGTAAAGTAAGAGAGGTATACAACATTAATAATGATTTATTAGTGATGATAGCTTCAGATAGATTATCAGCATTTGATGTTATTTTACCACGTCAAATTCCTTTTAAAGGGCAAATATTGAATCAGATTGCAACTAAAATGATGAATGATACTGCGGATATTGTTCCAAACTGGTTGATAGCAAACCCTGATGAAAATGTAGCTGTTGGTCATTTATGTGAACCTTTTAAGGTTGAAATGGTAATCCGAGGATATTTGTCAGGTCATGCAGCTCGTGAATATAACACTGGTAAAAGAACACTTTGTGGTGTAGATATGCCTGAAGGGATGAAAGAAAACGATAAGTTTCCTTCAGCAATTATAACACCTTCTACAAAAGCTGATAATGGAGAACATGACGAAGATATTTCAAGAGAAGATATTTTAGCTAAAGGAATTGTTTCTGAAGAAGATTATTTAGTATTAGAAGATTATACACGTAAATTATTTCAAAGAGGTACTGAAATAGCTAAAAAACGTGGATTGATATTAGTTGATACTAAATATGAATTTGGAAAAACTAAAGAAGGAAAAATTGTACTGATTGATGAAATTCATACTCCAGATTCATCTCGTTATTTTTATGAAGAAGGGTATGCTGAGCGTCAAGAAAAAGGTGAAAAGCAAAAGCAATTATCTAAAGAATTTGTACGTCAATGGTTAATTGAAAATGGTTTTCAAGGAAAAGAAGGACAACAAATTCCTGAAATGTCAGATGATAAAATTATTGAAATATCTAATAGATATATAGAGTTATTTGAGCAAATTACTGGAGAAACTTTTATCAAAGCAAATACAGATAATGTATTAAAGCGTATAAATGATAATGTAGTTGATTTCTTAAATGGATAG
- a CDS encoding PhoH family protein: protein MNERIIELTEINPNDFFGAQNSTISQLKTYFPKIKIVARGNKLKIYGEPEILDEFEKRVGMLIKYYMKYNKLDENVIERLITSTGKEDKPQSGKVSDVLVHGVSGKQIKAQTENQRKMVSLMTKNDMLFAVGPAGTGKTYTAVALAVRALKEKEVRRIILTRPAVESGENLGFLPGDLKEKLDPYMQPLYDALRDMIPHERLESHLEKGIIQIAPLAFMRGRTLDNAFVILDEAQNTTHAQMKMFLTRMGVHAKFIITGDPGQIDLPRKQISGLKQALLALKDINGIAQVYLDDKDVVRHRLIKKIIKAYKSIETE, encoded by the coding sequence TTGAACGAACGTATTATTGAATTAACAGAAATTAATCCAAACGACTTTTTTGGAGCTCAAAACAGCACCATAAGTCAATTAAAAACATACTTCCCAAAAATAAAAATTGTTGCTAGAGGAAATAAATTAAAAATTTATGGAGAACCCGAAATTTTAGATGAATTTGAAAAGCGTGTTGGTATGCTAATCAAATACTATATGAAGTATAACAAACTTGATGAAAATGTTATAGAACGTTTAATAACCTCTACAGGAAAAGAAGATAAGCCACAGTCAGGAAAAGTATCTGATGTATTGGTACATGGAGTTAGTGGTAAACAAATTAAAGCTCAAACAGAAAATCAACGTAAAATGGTTTCGTTAATGACGAAAAATGACATGTTGTTTGCTGTTGGTCCAGCAGGAACAGGAAAAACGTATACAGCAGTAGCATTAGCTGTTAGAGCATTAAAGGAGAAAGAAGTTCGTAGAATAATTTTAACAAGACCAGCGGTAGAATCTGGTGAGAATTTAGGATTTCTTCCAGGTGATTTAAAAGAGAAACTAGACCCTTATATGCAACCGTTATATGATGCATTAAGGGATATGATTCCGCATGAACGATTAGAGTCTCATTTAGAAAAAGGAATAATTCAAATTGCACCTTTGGCCTTTATGCGTGGAAGAACATTAGATAATGCTTTTGTTATATTAGATGAAGCACAAAATACTACACATGCCCAAATGAAAATGTTTTTAACAAGAATGGGAGTGCATGCTAAGTTTATTATTACTGGAGATCCTGGACAAATAGATTTACCCCGTAAGCAGATATCAGGTTTAAAGCAAGCATTATTGGCTTTAAAAGATATTAATGGAATAGCGCAAGTATACCTAGATGATAAAGATGTTGTACGTCATCGTTTAATAAAAAAAATTATTAAGGCTTATAAAAGTATAGAAACAGAATAA
- a CDS encoding S-adenosyl-l-methionine hydroxide adenosyltransferase family protein, with protein sequence MSLITLTTDFGTKDHFVGAVKGAIYSELPNAIIVDITHDISPFNITETAYILKNAYKSFPDNTIHIIGVDSELSIDNKHIAIELDNQFFICPDNGLISMIASEVNPTRIVEINIHNHTNSSFPVLDIFVKVASHIARGGNLNVIGKEISNYKKITEIQPKVNQQQTIIKGGVIYIDNYGNAITNINKKLFSSIGKGRNFIINASRYQFKKVLNGYNEIVDYTLPEEKRQYDGDKLALFNSADFLEIAIYRSNLKTVGGASTLLGLKYRDTITIEFEDVVKPEFVTINQ encoded by the coding sequence ATGTCTCTTATTACATTAACTACTGATTTTGGAACTAAAGACCACTTTGTAGGGGCTGTAAAAGGAGCTATTTACTCAGAGCTACCAAATGCTATTATAGTAGATATAACTCACGACATATCTCCTTTTAACATTACTGAAACTGCATATATTTTAAAAAATGCTTACAAGAGTTTCCCTGACAACACCATACATATTATTGGTGTAGATTCAGAGCTAAGTATTGATAATAAACATATAGCTATTGAATTAGATAATCAGTTTTTTATTTGTCCTGATAATGGATTAATTTCCATGATTGCATCAGAGGTAAACCCTACTCGAATTGTTGAAATAAACATCCATAATCATACAAATAGCAGCTTTCCTGTTTTAGATATATTTGTTAAAGTAGCTTCACATATTGCTCGTGGTGGTAATTTAAATGTTATAGGTAAAGAAATTTCAAACTATAAAAAGATTACTGAAATTCAACCAAAAGTAAATCAACAACAAACTATTATTAAAGGTGGTGTTATTTATATTGATAATTATGGTAATGCAATTACAAATATTAATAAGAAGTTATTTAGCTCAATTGGTAAGGGACGTAACTTTATTATAAACGCTAGTAGGTATCAATTTAAAAAAGTATTGAATGGTTATAATGAAATTGTTGACTATACATTACCTGAAGAAAAAAGACAATACGATGGAGATAAGCTAGCTCTTTTTAATTCAGCTGACTTTCTTGAAATTGCTATTTACAGAAGCAACTTAAAAACTGTTGGAGGAGCCTCTACCCTTCTTGGCTTAAAGTATCGAGATACTATTACTATTGAATTTGAAGATGTTGTTAAGCCTGAATTTGTAACAATAAACCAATAA
- a CDS encoding putative quinol monooxygenase: MFVRIVKMSFHSEKIEEFLANFNEKKEYIRKSSGCRLLELYRDKTNPNIFFTYSYWETEEDLENYRNSELFKGVWAKTKILFNDKPVAWSVDKLASLL; this comes from the coding sequence ATGTTTGTACGTATTGTAAAAATGAGTTTTCATTCCGAAAAAATTGAAGAATTTCTTGCTAATTTTAATGAAAAGAAAGAATACATACGAAAATCATCAGGTTGTCGTTTATTAGAGTTGTATAGAGACAAAACGAACCCTAATATATTTTTTACCTATAGTTACTGGGAAACAGAAGAAGATTTAGAAAATTACAGAAACTCTGAACTGTTTAAAGGAGTTTGGGCAAAAACTAAAATTCTTTTTAATGATAAACCAGTTGCATGGAGTGTTGATAAATTAGCATCTTTGCTTTAA
- a CDS encoding GNAT family N-acetyltransferase, translating into MKELFNPFPILKTERLVLRKLVDSDQKATFEIRSNKEVNKFIDRPVPKRISDIEDFIKMIDQLINANKGVYWAIEYNNILIGSIGLRHFNEDFTYAEVGYELQTDFQGKGFMSEALKEVLNYGFNKLLLNEIEAYTHKKNKNSISLLKKHNFNIRSEKKDVDFENNIILGLIKTDYNHIC; encoded by the coding sequence ATGAAAGAATTATTTAATCCTTTTCCTATTTTAAAAACCGAACGTTTAGTTTTAAGGAAGCTTGTTGATAGTGATCAAAAAGCTACTTTTGAGATACGTTCTAACAAAGAAGTAAATAAATTTATTGACAGACCTGTTCCTAAAAGGATTTCGGATATAGAAGACTTTATAAAAATGATTGACCAATTAATTAACGCCAACAAAGGTGTGTATTGGGCTATTGAGTACAATAATATTTTAATAGGCTCTATTGGGTTGCGTCATTTTAATGAAGACTTTACCTATGCCGAAGTTGGCTATGAATTACAAACTGATTTTCAAGGAAAAGGCTTTATGAGTGAAGCTTTAAAAGAAGTTTTAAACTATGGTTTCAACAAACTCCTTTTAAATGAAATTGAAGCTTATACGCACAAAAAAAACAAGAACTCTATAAGCTTATTAAAGAAACATAATTTTAACATTCGATCTGAAAAAAAAGATGTAGATTTTGAAAATAATATTATTTTAGGATTAATAAAAACAGATTATAATCATATATGTTAG
- the gldF gene encoding gliding motility-associated ABC transporter permease subunit GldF: MLAILKKEFNSFFSSPIAYLVIGVFLLVNGLFLWVFNDNLNILNAGFADLNSFFYLAPWLLLFLIPAITMKSFADEFSNGTIEILKTRPLTDWQIVLGKFFASLLLVSIALIPTITYVYTIHNLGKPIGNIDMGSTLGSYIGIFFLAATYTSIGLFTSTLSKNQIVAFIISVFITFILFFGFESISSSLGKSGYTLQQFGINEHYKSISRGVIDTRDIIYFICVTFFFLFITKQQLKNE, translated from the coding sequence ATGTTAGCCATACTAAAAAAAGAATTCAACTCATTTTTTTCCTCACCCATAGCTTATTTAGTTATTGGTGTATTTTTACTCGTAAACGGATTGTTTTTATGGGTGTTTAATGACAATTTAAATATCTTAAATGCTGGCTTTGCTGATCTTAACAGCTTTTTTTACTTGGCTCCCTGGTTACTATTATTTTTAATTCCTGCTATCACCATGAAAAGTTTTGCAGATGAATTTAGCAACGGAACTATTGAAATATTAAAAACAAGACCTTTGACAGACTGGCAAATTGTACTTGGAAAATTCTTTGCTTCTTTATTATTAGTTAGTATTGCTTTAATACCTACAATAACGTATGTATACACAATTCACAACCTAGGCAAACCTATTGGTAATATCGATATGGGTAGCACACTAGGTTCCTATATTGGAATATTCTTTTTAGCAGCTACATACACTTCAATTGGTTTATTTACCTCAACACTTTCAAAAAATCAAATAGTAGCTTTTATCATAAGTGTATTTATCACTTTTATTTTATTTTTTGGGTTTGAATCTATAAGTAGTTCTTTAGGAAAATCTGGATACACGCTACAACAATTCGGAATTAATGAACACTATAAAAGTATTAGTCGCGGTGTAATAGACACTCGTGATATTATTTACTTTATTTGTGTTACTTTTTTCTTTTTATTCATTACTAAACAACAATTAAAAAATGAGTAA
- the gldG gene encoding gliding motility-associated ABC transporter substrate-binding protein GldG, producing the protein MSKKIQHILFVFIGILVINYISKSVYKRFDITHNKRYSLSKVSTTLINKFENPLLINVYLEGNFPLEFKRLQIETRQFLEELQAENSNIRFRFINPDNIREELIKKGMLPSRLTVDENGNLSEAIIFPWAEISYGNKTELVSLLPDSALKTQEAQLQNAIEKLEYSFASAFSLISKKAKQKIAVISGNGELSDMYLYSILSKLKNKYRLAKFTLDSTENNPQKTLTDLTKYDLAFIAKPTQRFTEKEKLVLDQYINNGGRSLWMVDTNYADTDSLYNEGKMLAFPRDLNLTDLLFSYQVRINNKLIQDLYSAKIPLATGNIGNQAQFQHLNWFYHPLVNGNPNHPITKNIAPVRFQFTTQIDTLKGNIKKTPLFISSVLTKKIGTPNFVELQSISKQPKQNEYNGGPQLLAVLLEGKFTSAYKNRVKPFNTPSFSSDTKENKMIVIADGDIAKNQLLKGKPYDLSKDKWTGAYYGNKEFLLNAVDYLLDDTGLIQLRNKTIQINLLDKQRAYTEKRFWQFLNIGIPLILLTLFGFSFNYWRKKKYS; encoded by the coding sequence ATGAGTAAAAAAATTCAACACATACTATTCGTTTTTATAGGTATATTAGTTATAAACTATATAAGTAAAAGTGTATATAAACGTTTTGACATCACTCACAACAAACGTTATTCTTTATCAAAAGTAAGTACAACACTAATCAATAAATTTGAAAATCCTTTATTAATAAATGTATATTTAGAAGGTAATTTTCCTTTAGAATTTAAACGTTTACAAATAGAAACTCGTCAGTTTTTAGAAGAGCTACAAGCTGAAAACTCAAACATACGATTTCGTTTTATAAATCCTGATAATATCAGAGAGGAACTTATTAAAAAAGGAATGCTTCCTAGCAGACTAACTGTTGATGAAAATGGAAACTTATCTGAAGCTATTATTTTTCCTTGGGCTGAAATAAGTTATGGTAACAAAACAGAATTAGTTTCTTTATTACCAGATTCAGCTTTAAAAACTCAAGAAGCTCAATTACAAAATGCTATTGAAAAACTAGAATATTCGTTTGCTAGTGCTTTTAGTTTAATTTCTAAAAAAGCTAAACAAAAAATAGCAGTTATTTCTGGAAATGGAGAATTGAGTGATATGTATTTGTATAGTATTCTATCTAAACTGAAAAACAAATACAGACTTGCTAAATTCACATTAGACAGTACCGAAAATAATCCTCAAAAAACATTAACTGATTTAACTAAATACGACTTAGCTTTTATAGCTAAACCTACTCAACGTTTTACTGAAAAAGAAAAATTAGTTTTAGATCAATACATTAATAATGGAGGTAGAAGTTTATGGATGGTAGACACAAACTATGCTGACACTGATAGTTTATACAATGAAGGTAAAATGTTAGCTTTTCCTCGTGATTTAAATTTAACCGACTTACTTTTTAGCTACCAAGTTAGAATTAACAATAAACTTATTCAAGATTTATATAGCGCTAAAATCCCGCTAGCTACAGGAAACATAGGTAATCAAGCACAATTTCAACATCTCAATTGGTTTTATCACCCATTAGTTAATGGAAACCCTAATCATCCAATCACAAAAAACATTGCACCAGTTCGTTTTCAATTTACCACTCAAATTGACACTTTAAAAGGAAATATTAAAAAAACACCTTTATTTATATCATCAGTACTAACAAAAAAAATTGGTACACCTAATTTTGTTGAACTACAAAGTATTAGTAAACAACCAAAACAGAATGAATATAATGGTGGTCCACAATTATTGGCTGTTTTATTAGAAGGGAAATTTACTTCTGCTTATAAAAATCGTGTCAAACCATTTAACACTCCAAGCTTTTCTTCTGATACCAAAGAAAATAAAATGATTGTTATAGCAGATGGTGATATTGCTAAAAATCAACTTTTAAAAGGAAAACCTTATGATTTATCAAAAGACAAATGGACAGGTGCATATTACGGAAACAAAGAGTTTTTATTAAATGCCGTTGATTACTTATTAGATGACACAGGACTCATTCAACTTAGAAATAAAACTATCCAAATTAATCTTTTAGATAAACAAAGAGCCTATACAGAAAAACGTTTTTGGCAATTTTTAAACATTGGAATTCCACTTATACTATTAACATTATTTGGTTTTTCTTTTAATTATTGGAGAAAGAAAAAATATAGTTAA
- a CDS encoding NAD(P)-binding domain-containing protein, whose amino-acid sequence MERVSILGCGWLGKPLAIDLINNGYGVKGSTTSKQKMDVFRALKIIPFLVDISLDNDISDFLNSEILVIAITSKNIEDFSNLISRIEKSPVKKVLFISSTSVYPSLNKEMTEEDKTVNSPLVEIEGLFLKNRSFKTTIIRFAGLFGYDRQPGNWFKNKAIPYPKGFVNMVHLDDCISVIKEVIIQDAFGEVFNVCSNHHPTREEFYKNARKILGKELPVFDNSMPLQYKIINSEKIQKVLEYTFTHDNLLSI is encoded by the coding sequence ATGGAGCGTGTTAGTATTTTGGGATGCGGATGGTTAGGAAAACCATTAGCAATTGATTTAATAAATAATGGATACGGAGTAAAAGGGTCAACTACTTCTAAACAAAAAATGGATGTTTTTAGAGCTTTAAAAATCATTCCTTTTTTAGTAGATATTTCTTTAGATAATGATATTAGTGATTTTTTAAATTCTGAAATTCTAGTTATAGCTATTACCTCTAAAAATATAGAAGACTTTAGTAATTTGATTTCAAGGATAGAGAAATCACCTGTGAAAAAGGTGTTGTTTATTAGTTCTACTTCTGTGTATCCTAGTTTAAATAAAGAAATGACTGAAGAAGATAAAACTGTTAATTCTCCTTTAGTTGAAATAGAGGGACTATTTTTAAAAAACAGAAGTTTTAAAACTACTATTATTCGATTTGCAGGTCTTTTTGGTTATGATAGGCAACCAGGAAATTGGTTTAAAAACAAAGCAATACCATATCCTAAAGGTTTTGTGAATATGGTACATCTAGACGATTGTATATCAGTTATAAAGGAAGTGATAATTCAAGATGCCTTTGGTGAGGTATTTAATGTTTGTTCAAATCATCATCCAACTCGTGAAGAATTTTATAAAAATGCAAGAAAGATATTGGGAAAGGAGCTACCAGTTTTTGATAACTCTATGCCTTTACAGTACAAAATTATAAATTCGGAAAAAATACAAAAAGTATTAGAATATACTTTTACTCATGATAACTTATTGAGTATTTAA
- a CDS encoding aquaporin, with amino-acid sequence MKKYISELIGTFSLVFCGTGAMTVNEITGGADLTHVGVAITWGLIVMAMIYAFGEISGAHFNPAVTIAFAYAKKFSWKEVPKYIIAQLLGALLASILLWIIFPDSEYYGATIPVLEPWRAFVLELLLTFFLMLTIINVSTGSKEVGVMAGIAIGGVVLLEAMFAGPMTKASMNPVRSIAPAIVSGHFEHLWLYILAPILGALLAVVSCKLVKDDSCCDGAC; translated from the coding sequence ATGAAAAAATATATTTCTGAATTAATAGGTACGTTTTCACTTGTTTTTTGTGGAACAGGAGCAATGACTGTAAACGAAATAACTGGAGGAGCTGATTTAACTCATGTTGGTGTTGCAATAACTTGGGGGTTAATAGTAATGGCTATGATTTATGCTTTTGGAGAAATTTCAGGAGCACATTTTAATCCTGCGGTAACTATTGCTTTTGCATATGCTAAAAAGTTTTCATGGAAAGAAGTTCCTAAGTATATTATAGCTCAATTATTGGGGGCTTTATTGGCAAGTATACTATTATGGATTATATTTCCAGATAGTGAATATTATGGAGCAACAATACCTGTTTTAGAGCCTTGGAGAGCTTTTGTATTAGAGCTATTGTTAACGTTCTTTTTAATGCTTACGATTATTAATGTTTCTACAGGAAGTAAAGAAGTAGGAGTAATGGCCGGTATAGCAATTGGAGGAGTAGTTTTATTAGAAGCTATGTTTGCAGGTCCAATGACTAAAGCATCTATGAACCCAGTTCGTTCTATAGCTCCTGCTATAGTATCTGGACATTTTGAGCATTTATGGTTATATATTTTAGCACCAATTTTAGGTGCATTACTAGCAGTAGTTTCATGCAAATTGGTAAAAGACGATAGTTGTTGTGATGGAGCGTGTTAG
- a CDS encoding DUF2911 domain-containing protein: MKKILLSLFVVALSTNINAQVKTPAPSPSSKLEQKVGLSDVSVEYSRPGMRGRTIFGDLVPYDKLWRTGANANTKVTFSDNVTIDGKELKKGTYALYTKPGKTSWEVIFYADSNNWGTPQKWDDKKAALTTTAKVVPMPMKIESFTITIDDLTNNSAVLGILWENVYVGVKFNTPTDKGVEASIAKVMQGPSAGDYFSSAVYYLQEGKDINKARTWINKAINMTKDQPRFWYLRQQSLILAKAGDKKGAIKAAKASLAGAEKRGNADYIKMNKDFLAKMK, translated from the coding sequence ATGAAAAAAATATTATTAAGTTTGTTTGTTGTAGCTTTATCAACAAACATAAATGCTCAAGTAAAAACCCCAGCTCCGAGTCCTTCTTCAAAACTTGAACAAAAAGTAGGTTTATCTGATGTTTCTGTAGAGTATTCTAGACCAGGAATGAGAGGTAGAACTATTTTTGGAGACTTAGTTCCTTATGATAAATTATGGAGAACTGGTGCTAATGCTAATACAAAAGTTACATTTAGTGATAATGTTACTATTGACGGAAAAGAATTAAAAAAAGGTACCTATGCATTATACACTAAACCAGGTAAAACTTCTTGGGAAGTGATTTTTTATGCTGACTCTAATAACTGGGGAACTCCTCAAAAGTGGGACGATAAAAAAGCTGCGCTTACAACTACTGCTAAAGTAGTGCCAATGCCAATGAAAATAGAATCATTTACAATTACTATTGATGATCTTACTAACAATTCTGCAGTTTTAGGTATCTTATGGGAAAACGTTTATGTAGGTGTTAAATTTAATACTCCTACTGACAAAGGTGTTGAAGCTAGTATTGCTAAAGTTATGCAAGGTCCTAGTGCTGGTGACTATTTTTCTTCTGCTGTATATTACTTACAAGAAGGTAAAGATATAAACAAAGCTAGAACATGGATTAACAAAGCAATCAATATGACTAAAGATCAACCTCGTTTTTGGTATTTACGTCAACAATCATTAATCTTAGCAAAAGCAGGAGATAAAAAAGGAGCTATTAAAGCTGCTAAAGCTTCTTTAGCTGGTGCTGAAAAAAGAGGGAATGCTGACTATATTAAAATGAACAAAGACTTTTTAGCTAAAATGAAATAA
- a CDS encoding GNAT family N-acetyltransferase, with translation MITTRKATLEDLPVLLEFEQEIIKAERPFDVTLKEEKISYYDIKAMILADDIEVIVVVDNDIPVSSGYASIVTPKKYFKFDKFAYLGFMYTSPSHRGRGINKIVVQALFDWVKSKKIHEVRLDVYTENIGAIKAYEKAGFKKNLLNMRVDLRNIL, from the coding sequence ATGATAACGACTAGAAAAGCAACATTGGAAGATTTACCAGTGTTATTAGAGTTTGAACAAGAGATAATTAAGGCTGAGCGTCCTTTTGATGTAACTTTAAAGGAAGAAAAAATATCTTATTATGACATTAAAGCAATGATTTTAGCTGATGATATTGAAGTGATAGTAGTTGTTGATAATGATATACCTGTAAGTTCAGGTTATGCAAGTATAGTAACGCCAAAAAAATATTTTAAGTTTGATAAGTTTGCTTATTTAGGTTTTATGTATACAAGTCCATCACACAGAGGAAGAGGGATAAATAAAATTGTTGTACAGGCTTTATTTGATTGGGTTAAGTCAAAAAAAATTCATGAAGTACGGCTTGATGTTTATACTGAAAATATAGGGGCTATTAAAGCTTATGAAAAAGCAGGTTTTAAAAAGAATTTGTTAAACATGCGAGTTGATTTAAGAAATATATTGTAA
- a CDS encoding sodium:solute symporter, with translation MQSIDWIVLSLTLAFIVIYGAWKTKGSKNVEEYIKGGNDSKWWTIGLSVMATQASAITFLSTPGQAFHSGMGFVQFYFGLPIAMVIICLVFIPIYHKLKVYTAYEFLEGRFDKKTRTLTAILFLIQRGLAAGITIFAPAIILSAVLGWDLITLNVIIGLLVIIYTVSGGTKAVSVTQKQQMGVIFAGMFIAFYIILDYLPDGITFTKALEIAGASDKMKVLDFSWDLNNRYTVWTGILGGTFLMLSYFGTDQSQVQRYLSGKSVRESQLGLIFNGLLKVPMQFFILLVGVMVFVFYQFNSSPLNFNPKAQEAVVKSKYSLEYKQLETQHQRIENEKKTLIFEGLTVENKKQIQKLNEQDKELKEKAKEIIEKADSKVETNDKDYVFIQFILNNLPKGLIGLLLAVILSAAMSSTASELNALASTTAMDLYKRNVTKEYSDAHYVKMSKWFTLGWGILAIIVACVANLFDNLIQLVNIIGSIFYGNVLGVFLLAFFIKAVKGNAVFIAAIITQILIVTVWYLDWLPYLWLNALGCGLVMLIAVLIQILDKNIFINDND, from the coding sequence ATGCAAAGTATTGATTGGATAGTTCTTTCGTTAACGTTAGCGTTTATTGTAATTTATGGAGCATGGAAAACTAAAGGTAGTAAAAATGTTGAAGAGTATATAAAAGGGGGCAATGATAGTAAATGGTGGACTATTGGGTTGTCAGTAATGGCAACACAAGCAAGCGCGATAACTTTTTTATCCACACCAGGACAAGCTTTTCATAGTGGAATGGGGTTTGTTCAATTTTATTTTGGGTTACCTATAGCAATGGTAATTATCTGTTTAGTTTTTATTCCTATTTACCATAAATTAAAAGTATATACTGCTTATGAGTTTTTAGAAGGGCGATTTGATAAAAAAACAAGAACATTAACAGCAATATTATTTCTTATTCAAAGAGGTTTAGCTGCTGGAATTACCATTTTTGCACCTGCTATTATATTATCGGCTGTTTTAGGTTGGGATTTGATTACTTTAAACGTAATAATAGGATTATTAGTTATTATTTATACAGTTTCTGGTGGAACTAAAGCAGTAAGTGTAACTCAAAAGCAACAGATGGGCGTCATTTTTGCAGGGATGTTTATTGCTTTTTATATTATTTTAGATTACTTACCAGACGGAATAACGTTTACAAAAGCTCTTGAAATAGCCGGTGCAAGTGATAAAATGAAAGTGCTAGATTTTTCTTGGGATTTAAATAATAGATATACAGTTTGGACAGGTATTTTAGGAGGAACATTTTTAATGCTTTCGTATTTTGGAACTGATCAAAGTCAGGTTCAAAGATATTTATCTGGGAAATCAGTAAGAGAAAGTCAGTTAGGATTAATTTTTAACGGATTATTAAAAGTACCTATGCAGTTTTTTATTTTGTTGGTTGGGGTAATGGTATTTGTATTTTACCAGTTTAATAGTTCTCCTTTGAATTTTAACCCTAAAGCACAAGAAGCAGTTGTTAAATCTAAATATTCTTTGGAATATAAGCAGTTAGAAACTCAACATCAAAGAATTGAAAACGAAAAGAAAACATTAATTTTTGAAGGATTAACTGTTGAAAATAAAAAACAAATTCAAAAACTAAATGAACAGGACAAAGAGCTTAAAGAAAAAGCAAAAGAAATTATAGAAAAAGCTGATTCTAAGGTTGAAACCAATGATAAAGATTATGTATTTATTCAATTCATATTAAATAATTTACCAAAAGGATTAATTGGTTTATTGTTAGCTGTAATATTATCAGCTGCTATGTCGTCTACAGCCTCTGAATTAAATGCCTTAGCTTCAACAACAGCGATGGATTTATATAAAAGAAATGTTACTAAAGAATATTCTGATGCTCATTATGTAAAAATGTCTAAATGGTTTACTTTAGGTTGGGGTATTTTAGCTATTATAGTAGCCTGTGTAGCTAATTTATTTGATAACCTTATACAATTGGTAAATATTATCGGATCTATATTTTATGGGAATGTTTTAGGAGTATTTTTATTAGCCTTTTTTATAAAAGCTGTAAAAGGAAATGCAGTGTTTATAGCAGCAATTATAACTCAAATATTGATTGTTACTGTATGGTATCTAGATTGGTTACCATATTTGTGGTTAAATGCTTTAGGTTGCGGATTAGTAATGTTAATAGCTGTTTTAATTCAAATATTAGATAAGAATATATTTATAAATGATAACGACTAG